The Betta splendens chromosome 4, fBetSpl5.4, whole genome shotgun sequence genome contains a region encoding:
- the abl2 gene encoding tyrosine-protein kinase ABL2 isoform X4, whose translation MLLRCLQASGSFEEEWTALSGRHRQTGFRGGTKPGQTALHRPFGLDSAALTEAVRWSSKENLLGATESDPNLFVALYDFVASGDNTLSITKGEKLCVLGYNQNGEWSEVRSKNGQGWVPSNYITPVNSLEKHSWYHGPVSRSAAEYLLSSLINGSFLVRESESSPGQLSISLRYEGRVYHYRINTGSDGKVYVTSESRFATLAELVHHHSTVADGLVTTLHYPAPKCNKPTVYGVSPIHDKWEMERTDITMKHKLGGGQYGEVYVGVWKKYNFTVAVKTLKEDTMEVEEFLKEAAVMKEVKHPNLVQLLGVCTLEPPFYIVTEYMPHGNLLDYLRDCDKEEVNAVVLLYMATQISSAMEYLEKMNFIHRDLAARNCLVGENHVVKVADFGLSRLMTGDTYTAHAGAKFPIKWTAPESLAYNTFSIKSDVWAFGVLLWEIATYGMSPYPGIDLSQVYDLLEKGYRMEQPEGCPPKVYELMKACWQWSPLDRPSFSEIHQAFETMFHDSSISEEVAEELCKTASSGHCAPLHSFSHDMPQLPFKSRTPHKHTENKENIEGGLDGRTDHSTHSHSAWASSLLGGDSRSGSSPALPRKQQPRDKSPSSLLEDAQDVGIFTRDRKTGFFSSFIKKKSSSSSSSSQLQQNLPTPPKRSSSFREMETQPHKKYEPTADFSAPPPLPQTDSLGGFSASPSHSHGEPAQAQARCCGAAFGQKPSGGGLGSQVTSGSSWGGLAGFFTPRLIKKTLGLRTGKTASSEESGSLIGASKPFPRSNSTSSMSAGLPDLERMALTLPRNRSAKPPLERTASTTSQPENGTARPSEALRRMDEGTAQIRERPKAKLLPRGTAVGVRAPGVGGELGEMDSLSRLREGREESGGGLDRQQSWSSPSKTSSSCATSTVATTHNHKVPVLISPTLKHSPADVHLVGLDSQGNRFKLLSEHQADRDRPRLVKPKCAPPPPPTLRSLQHSYSGDGEEQIGGAPVEVNGDTLKGHRSGRMSGGTPTGRPSVPPPQVPPAPSSTFSSSSATNSTTPTKMANGATTTGSSSHAAPSAGSKVALRRTRQQAERAPPERVSREALLESAECLSSALQASTESPSSSQVLDAGHQLLDCCSGYVDCIPQMRNKFAFREAVGKLELSLQELRASSSGGLSSAGSNTVLDNLHGCIREISDLVQR comes from the exons ATGCTTCTGAGGTGCCTGCAAGCAAGCGGCAGTTTTGAGGAAGAGTGGACCGCTCTGAGCGGCCGCCATCGTCAGACAGGGTTCCGAGGTGGAACCAAGCCTGGACAAACAG CTCTGCACCGGCCGTTCGGCCTGGACTCTGCGGCACTGACGGAGGCGGTGCGCTGGAGCTCCAAGGAGAACCTACTTGGGGCAACCGAGAGCGACCCCAACCTCTTTGTTGCACTTTATGACTTTGTTGCCAGCGGAGACAACACACTCAGCATCACCAAAG gtgagaagctgtgtgtgctgggCTACAATCAGAATGGAGAGTGGAGTGAAGTGCGCTCCAAGAACGGCCAGGGTTGGGTGCCCTCCAACTACATCACGCCGGTCAACAGTCTGGAGAAGCACAGCTGGTACCATGGGCCTGTGTCCCGCAGCGCTGCAGAGTACCTGCTGTCATCCCTCATCAATGGGAGCTTTTTGGTTCGGGAAAGCGAGAGCAGCCCGGGACAGCTGTCCATATCGTTGCGCTACGAGGGGAGAGTCTACCACTATCGGATCAACACAGGCTCTGATGGGAAG GTTTATGTAACGTCCGAGAGCCGCTTTGCCACCCTCGCCGAGCTGGTCCACCACCACTCCACTGTAGCCGATGGCCTAGTCACCACACTGCACTATCCAGCTCCCAAATGTAACAAGCCCACAGTGTATGGTGTGTCTCCAATCCATGACAAGTGGGAGATGGAGCGCACAGACATCACCATGAAGCACAAGCTGGGTGGGGGCCAGTATGGGGAGGTGTACGTGGGAGTGTGGAAAAAGTACAACTTCACAGTGGCAGTCAAAACGCTCAAG GAGGACACCATGGAagttgaagagtttttaaaggAGGCGGCAGTTATGAAGGAGGTCAAACACCCAAACCTTGTTCAGCTACTGG GAGTGTGTACGTTGGAGCCTCCGTTCTACATTGTGACAGAGTACATGCCACATGGCAATCTGCTGGACTACTTGAGGGACTGTGACAAGGAGGAGGTGaatgctgtggttctgctctaTATGGCCACACAGATCTCCTCTGCCATGGAGTACTTGGAAAAGATGAACTTCATACACAG GGATCTTGCAGCAAGGAATTGCCTGGTCGGGGAGAATCATGTTGTAAAAGTTGCAGACTTTGGTCTGAGCAGGTTGATGACCGGCGACACCTACACTGCCCACGCTGGGGCTAAGTTTCCCATCAAATGGACTGCACCCGAAAGCCTTGCGTATAACACCTTCTCCATCAAGTCAGACGTCTGGG CTTTTGGGGTGCTTCTGTGGGAAATCGCCACCTATGGCATGTCTCCGTATCCTGGTATTGACCTTTCACAGGTCTACGACCTCTTGGAGAAAGGCTATCGCATGGAGCAGCCTGAGGGTTGTCCACCCAAAGTCTATGAACTCATGAAAGCAT GTTGGCAATGGAGTCCGTTAGATCGACCTTCTTTTTCAGAGATCCACCAAGCCTTTGAAACAATGTTCCATGACTCCAGCATCTCTGAAG AAGTGGCAGAGGAGCTCTGTAAGACGGCCTCCTCTGGTCACTGCGCTCCATTGCACTCTTTCAGTCATGACATGCCTCAGTTGCCTTTCAAATCTCGCACTCCTCACAAGCACACAGAAAACAAGGAAAACATTGAGGGAGGACTGGACGGGCGCACCGACCACAGCACGCACAGTCACTCAG CCTGGGCGTCGTCTTTGCTGGGAGGCGACAGCCGATCAGGAAGCTCCCCAGCTCTGCCCAGAAAACAGCAGCCACGAGATAAATCTCCAAGCAGCCTCCTGGAGGATGCCCAGGATGTGGGCATATTCACACGAGACCGCAAGACTggcttcttcagctccttcataAAGAAgaaatcctcctcttcctcctcatcctctcagcTGCAACAAAACCTCCCGACTCCACCCAAGAGAAGCAGTTCTTTCCGGGAGATGGAGACACAGCCTCATAAGAAATACGAGCCCACTGCTGATTTcagcgctcctcctcctttgcctcAAACAGACAGTTTAGGGGGCTTCTCAGCGTCTCCTTCCCACTCCCATGGGGAACCCGCCCAGGCCCAGGCACGCTGCTGTGGGGCTGCTTTTGGGCAGAAACCCTCGGGTGGTGGTCTTGGTTCGCAGGTGACGAGTGGCAGCAGCTGGGGCGGGTTGGCTGGCTTTTTTACACCTAGGCTCATTAAAAAGACCCTGGGGCTACGGACGGGGAAGACAGCCTCGTCAGAGGAGAGTGGCAGTCTGATTGGTGCGTCTAAGCCCTTCCCTAGGTCCAATTCTACCTCCTCTATGTCTGCTGGGCTGCCAGATCTAGAACGAATGGCTCTTACTTTACCCAGAAACCGCAGTGCTAAACCCCCTTTGGAAAGGACGGCATCCACAACCTCCCAGCCTGAGAATGGCACTGCACGGCCCTCAGAAGCTCTGCGGAGGATGGATGAGGGAACGGCACAGATCAGGGAAAGGCCCAAAGCTAAGTTGCTACCACGGGGCACTGCTGTAGGGGTGAGGGCACCCGGGGTTGGGGGGGAGTTGGGGGAGATGGATAGTCTGTCCCGGCTCAGGGAGGGTAGagaggagagtggaggaggactGGACAGGCAGCAGAGTTGGTCATCTCCCTCCAAGACTTCAAGTTCGTGTGCTACATCAACTGTAGCAACAACCCACAACCACAAAGTCCCGGTCCTGATCTCCCCCACACTGAAGCACAGCCCGGCTGACGTGCACCTCGTGGGATTAGACTCTCAGGGGAACCGTTTCAAACTGCTGTCTGAGCACCAAGCCGACCGGGACAGGCCACGACTCGTGAAACCCAAGtgtgctccccctcctccccccactcTGCGCAGCCTGCAGCACTCCTACAGCGGTGACGGGGAGGAGCAGATAGGAGGCGCGCCCGTGGAAGTGAACGGGGACACGTTAAAAGGTCACAGGTCAGGGCGAATGTCCGGGGGAACGCCGACGGGCAGGCCGTCCGTGCCACCACCACAAGTGCCTCCTGCaccttcctccaccttctcctcctcttccgcCACGAACAGCACGACTCCCACCAAAATGGCCAACGGCGCCACCACCACTGGCTCTTCCTCACACGCAGCGCCATCTGCTGGTTCCAAAGTGGCACTGAGGCGGACcaggcagcaggcagagagGGCGCCACCGGAGCGGGTCAGCCGCGAGGCCCTGCTGGAGAGCGCCGAATGCCTGAGCAGCGCCCTCCAAGCCAGTACTGAAAGCccgtccagcagccaggtgctGGACGCCGGCCACCAGCTGCTGGACTGCTGCTCGGGCTACGTGGACTGCATCCCTCAGATGAGGAACAAGTTTGCCTTCCGGGAGGCGGTGGGGAAGCTGGAGCTCAGCCTGCAGGAACTGAGGGCCTCGTCCTCGGGGGGGCTCAGCAGTGCAGGGTCTAACACTGTATTGGACAATCTGCACGGCTGTATTAGGGAGATCAGTGATTTAGTACAGAGGTAG